Proteins from a single region of Verrucosispora sp. NA02020:
- a CDS encoding aromatic acid exporter family protein, translating into MTATDERDSGWLRGAVGRVIGMVARVVGGISGRIGWRERRRTLELYAILAVQAGAAAAVAWTVAHQVLGHPSPVFAPSAAVGTIAAAIGRRTRRTVELLIGVLAGIVVGDALIWVIGTGPWQIGTVVTLAILLALTLSRGGQVVTQAGGTAVLIATLAPVQRGLEVPRIIDATIGGLAAVLVVAVLPVNPVRLVQRAARPLFTVLMEQLHVGADGLSAGDAEEVARARDALTALDPQVKLISDAVAGAQEAVAISPARWHRRTDFEHYERGVRYLDLAVRGCQEMLRRAATAVRDDEPVPAGLPAAVHYFGDALALMQIAAESGHHTGRTERLILKAVDRAAEAYHEGVGFSGSVVVAQIRTVATDLLRSLGRSESQASESVRERFGRRQEEGRPPGAQPDRA; encoded by the coding sequence GTGACGGCGACGGACGAACGGGACAGCGGATGGCTGCGGGGCGCCGTCGGGCGGGTGATCGGGATGGTCGCCCGCGTGGTCGGCGGGATCAGTGGACGGATCGGCTGGCGGGAACGGCGCCGGACGCTGGAGCTGTACGCCATCCTCGCCGTGCAGGCCGGAGCAGCCGCCGCCGTCGCCTGGACGGTCGCGCACCAGGTGCTCGGGCATCCGTCACCGGTCTTCGCGCCCAGCGCGGCGGTGGGCACGATCGCCGCCGCGATCGGCCGGCGGACCCGCCGCACCGTGGAACTGCTGATCGGCGTGCTGGCCGGGATCGTGGTCGGCGACGCCCTGATCTGGGTCATCGGCACCGGACCCTGGCAGATCGGCACCGTCGTGACGCTGGCCATCCTGCTCGCCCTCACGCTGAGCCGGGGCGGCCAGGTGGTGACCCAGGCCGGCGGCACGGCGGTCCTGATCGCCACGCTCGCGCCCGTGCAACGCGGGCTGGAGGTGCCCAGGATCATCGACGCCACGATCGGTGGGCTGGCCGCCGTGCTGGTGGTGGCCGTCCTGCCGGTGAACCCGGTGCGGCTCGTCCAGCGGGCGGCCCGTCCGCTGTTCACGGTGCTGATGGAGCAACTGCACGTGGGCGCGGACGGCTTGTCGGCCGGCGACGCCGAGGAGGTGGCCCGGGCCCGGGACGCCCTGACCGCCCTCGACCCGCAGGTCAAACTGATCTCCGACGCGGTCGCCGGAGCCCAGGAGGCGGTGGCGATCTCACCGGCCCGATGGCACCGCCGGACCGACTTCGAGCACTACGAACGCGGCGTCCGCTACCTCGACCTGGCCGTGCGGGGCTGCCAGGAGATGCTGCGTCGGGCCGCCACGGCGGTCCGCGACGACGAACCGGTGCCGGCCGGGCTGCCCGCGGCGGTGCACTACTTCGGCGACGCCCTCGCGCTGATGCAGATCGCGGCGGAGAGCGGGCACCACACCGGTCGCACCGAGCGGCTGATCCTCAAGGCGGTGGACCGGGCCGCCGAGGCGTACCACGAGGGGGTGGGCTTCTCCGGCAGCGTGGTGGTGGCACAGATCCGGACCGTCGCCACCGACCTGCTGCGCAGCCTCGGCCGCTCGGAGTCGCAGGCCAGCGAGTCGGTCCGGGAGCGGTTCGGGCGGCGGCAGGAGGAGGGCCGGCCACCCGGGGCGCAGCCCGATCGCGCGTGA
- a CDS encoding DUF3558 family protein translates to MRHLPSTARLIGTVVLAAVLTACGGAAEPAAAPPPAPAGAPEPAGTPEPPNETPAPPDPPEVDACALVTRAEAEELAGTPLEDPVPVADTCTYTGPVSGPLAQVEVFVGDGAKKILDIDRELDHEFETLSGIGDEAYLEEGAVFVSVSGTWVAVRLVRLDDPAGYVGRLTEVARTVAGRL, encoded by the coding sequence ATGAGGCACCTGCCCAGCACCGCCCGGCTCATCGGGACGGTGGTCCTGGCGGCCGTGCTCACCGCCTGTGGCGGGGCCGCCGAGCCGGCGGCAGCACCGCCACCCGCGCCGGCCGGGGCACCGGAGCCGGCCGGAACGCCGGAGCCGCCGAACGAGACGCCCGCGCCGCCGGACCCGCCCGAGGTGGACGCCTGCGCGCTGGTGACCAGGGCGGAGGCCGAGGAGTTGGCCGGTACGCCGTTGGAGGACCCGGTGCCGGTGGCGGACACCTGCACGTACACCGGGCCGGTCTCGGGGCCGCTGGCCCAGGTGGAGGTCTTCGTCGGCGACGGGGCGAAGAAGATCCTCGACATCGACCGGGAACTCGACCACGAGTTCGAGACGCTCTCCGGCATCGGCGACGAGGCGTACCTGGAGGAGGGGGCGGTGTTCGTCAGCGTCTCCGGGACCTGGGTGGCCGTCCGGTTGGTCCGGCTGGACGACCCGGCCGGGTACGTGGGACGCCTCACCGAGGTGGCCCGGACGGTGGCCGGGCGGTTGTGA